The Pseudomonadota bacterium nucleotide sequence TCTGGGCGGACACGTCAGCCTTCATGGGAGGCGGTGTGGTTGAGCGATCAGCTATGGGTACCCCCCCGGCTCCTCGGGCTCGGCACGGCGCAGCTCAAGGCAAGCTGGCTCAATCGGGCGCTCCGCTGGGCTCTGCGTTCGGCGCGCTCTCACCCTGAGGGTCGATGGCCCCGGCCTGGGAGTCCACGGCGCCTGGGACCACGATCTGGCGGTCGATCCGGGTTATCGCCTTGCTGATAGTCTCATGGGTCAGTTCCCGCACGCGGGCCAGCTTGCCTTGGGTGGCTAGCAGGTCATCGGCCAGGCCAAGCGCGGTCAGCGCCA carries:
- a CDS encoding cell division protein ZapA; this encodes MKRTVTLEIAGSKYRLVADADEDRLQKLAAMVNERVHELGSGSTRVASPAQLLALTALGLADDLLATQGKLARVRELTHETISKAITRIDRQIVVPGAVDSQAGAIDPQGESAPNAEPSGAPD